In Solanum stenotomum isolate F172 chromosome 6, ASM1918654v1, whole genome shotgun sequence, one DNA window encodes the following:
- the LOC125869285 gene encoding glucose-6-phosphate/phosphate translocator 2, chloroplastic-like, which translates to MAFSAGQSYAFSTNFDPLQQNLWGSKPPISSFSIKDIDFKQCDKHNILSRKPLYISAVLSGFGHADESKEFKSRDPLVQCNAYEASQPQSIPIDIEFGQEAQAAATQKLKIGLYFATWWALNVVFNIYNKKVLNAFPFPWLTSTLSLAAGSLMMLVSWATKIAETPKTDFDFWKALFPVAVAHTIGHVAATVSMSKVAVSFTHIIKSGEPAFSVLVSRLLGETFPLPVYLSLLPIIGGCGLAAITELNFNLIGFMGAMISNLAFVFRNIFSKKGMKGKSVGGMNYYACLSMMSLLILIPFAIAVEGPQVWALGWQNAVSQIGPNFIWWVVAQSVFYHLYNQVSYMSLNEISPLTFSIGNTMKRISVIVSSIIIFQIPIQPINALGAAIAILGTFLYSQAKQ; encoded by the exons ATGGCCTTTTCTGCTGGACAATCTTATGCATTTTCAACAAATTTTGATCCCTTGCAACAAAATTTATGGGGTTCTAAGCCTCCTATTTCATCATTTTCCATCAAGGATATCGACTTCAAACAATGTGATAAGCATAACATCTTGTCTAGAAAACCTCTATACATTTCAGCAGTACTAAGTGGATTTGGACATGCTGATGAATCAAAAGAGTTCAAATCTAGGGACCCTTTAGTCCAATGCAATGCATATGAAGCTAGTCAACCACAATCGATACCAATCGACATTGAGTTTGGCCAAGAAGCTCAGGCTGCTGCTACTCAGAAGCTCAAGATTGGACTCTATTTTGCAACATGGTGGGCTTTGAATGTTGTTTTCAATATTTACAACAAGAAGGTTTTGAATGCATTTCCATTTCCATGGCTTACTTCTACTCTTTCTCTGGCTGCTGGCTCTCTTATGATGTTGGTTTCTTGGGCTACTAAGATTGCTGAAACTCCAAAGACTGactttgatttttggaaagccTTGTTTCCT GTTGCTGTGGCTCACACAATTGGTCATGTGGCTGCAACAGTGAGCATGTCAAAAGTTGCTGTTTCATTCACTCATATTATTAAGAGTGGAGAGCCTGCTTTTAGTGTTTTGGTTTCAAGATTGTTAGGTGAAACTTTCCCATTGCCAGTGTACCTTTCACTTTTGCCAATTATTGGTGGTTGTGGACTTGCTGCTATTACTGAACTCAACTTCAATCTAATAG GTTTTATGGGGGCAATGATATCAAACTTGGCATTTGTATTCAGaaacatattttcaaagaaaggCATGAAGGGGAAATCAGTTGGAGGGATGAATTACTATGCTTGTTTATCAATGATGTCTCTATTGATTCTGATTCCCTTTGCTATTGCTGTGGAAGGTCCACAAGTATGGGCACTTGGATGGCAGAATGCAGTCTCCCAAATTGGCCCAAATTTTATATG GTGGGTGGTGGCTCAAAGTGTGTTCTATCACTTGTACAATCAAGTCTCCTACATGTCCCTAAATGAGATCTCTCCATTGACATTTAGCATTGGTAACACTATGAAGAGAATTTCCGTCATAGTCTCATCCATCATCATCTTTCAAATTCCAATTCAACCAATCAATGCCCTTGGTGCTGCTATTGCAATCTTGGGAACTTTCCTCTACTCACAG GCTAAACAGTAA